A stretch of the Alnus glutinosa chromosome 6, dhAlnGlut1.1, whole genome shotgun sequence genome encodes the following:
- the LOC133871500 gene encoding uncharacterized mitochondrial protein AtMg00810-like: protein MKQEFEMNMIGELYYFLSLQVKQTAEGIFISQSKYAKDLVKRFGLDGKSHARTPMSTSVKISSDLAGKSVDPSLYRSMIGSLLYLTASQPDITFSVGVFACFQANPKQSHLTTVKHIIRETNLVIAGYFDANWAGNADDRKSTSGGCFYVGNNLFILL, encoded by the exons atgaagcaggaatttgaaaTGAACATGATTGGTGAGTTATACTACTTTCTTAgtcttcaagtcaaacaaactgcTGAAGGtattttcatctctcaatccaagtatgctaaggatctagTCAAACGGTTCggtctagatgggaagagtcatgcCAGGACTCCCATGAGCACTAGTGTCAAGATAAGTAGTGACCTTGCGGGGAAATCAGTTGACCCATCTCtatacaggagtatgatagggagtcttcTATATCTCACAGCCAGCCAACCTGATATTaccttcagtgtgggagtttttgcttgttttcaggcaaatcctaaaCAATCTCACCTCACTACAGTCAAACATATCAttag ggaaacaaatcttgttattGCAGGATACTTTGATGCAaactgggctggaaatgctgatgataggaaGAGCACCTCTGGAGGTTGCTTCTATGtgggaaataatctt TTCATTTTGCTTTGA